A single genomic interval of Pyrus communis chromosome 5, drPyrComm1.1, whole genome shotgun sequence harbors:
- the LOC137734151 gene encoding AT-rich interactive domain-containing protein 1-like isoform X2 — protein MAGWSWVAGESALDCAETPKEDRTDDSSADLELPPKAPKRFVLDVPDKLRCWFDQFLGVFLKEISAQDLLRPLPPMIGNGQRVDLLKLFWIVRRRGGFRGLSETGVWDSVAEECDLGLSLGCAVKLVYVKYLYLLERVIEKKDFEWSLASSDIDLGEHLMALQDEFTEFFSDMPDRKLKDGGYPNVELSSKSFKDSNEVGSAVANSDRLKKSGVSDEFLDLDTRNVANVLNAGKFGNGNVLLSGGGMSCLVVDLTNSMEDVDKLRDNDEVKSEMGESSGGMKNDDVDEHVMILDPSTVEEVNSFRKRKRELGGSEAGELLRGKKNDSSDEHVTFLDASTVEEASPFCEKEQESLCRMLNWVRMIAKDPCDPSVGSLPERSRWKSFGKEENWVQVLQAREAIFLKRHTDSGPEQSNWQKNQRMHPSMYDDSFGSAYNLRERLRLEKKLLSGGRTSQSGACSESSSASDLDKNSPGMAGMEDQLRGTSDYSPSHILLGSNYQAQLPEWTGKASESESKWLGSRIWPLEKPEHRYLIERDPIGKGRQESCGCQVPGSIECVRFHISEKRLRVKRELGAAFYHWQFNQMGEEVGLPWTEAEGKKFEAIVKSNPSSLGLRFWDEIYKSFTKKSRRQLVSYYFNVFLLQRRGYQNRFTPNNIDSDDEDLESESMTNDFGNEEHMSSKSILKSPHKPHAKHR, from the exons ATGGCAGGGTGGTCGTGGGTAGCTGGTGAGTCCGCTTTAGATTGCGCCGAAACCCCGAAAGAGGACCGGACGGACGACTCCTCGGCCGATCTCGAACTGCCTCCGAAAGCTCCAAAACGGTTCGTTTTAGACGTGCCCGATAAGCTACGATGCTGGTTCGATCAGTTCCTTGGGGTTTTTCTGAAAGAGATCTCTGCCCAAGACTTGCTCCGGCCTTTGCCTCCGATGATCGGTAATGGGCAACGGGTGGATTTGCTCAAGCTGTTTTGGATTGTGAGAAGGCGAGGTGGGTTTCGTGGTCTTTCGGAAACTGGGGTTTGGGACTCGGTGGCTGAAGAGTGTGACTTGGGTTTGAGTCTTGGCTGTGCTGTGAAATTGGTTTATGTTAAGTACTTGTATTTGCTAGAGAGGGTTATAGAAAAGAAGGATTTTGAATGGAGTTTGGCAAGTAGTGACATTGATTTGGGTGAGCATTTGATGGCCTTGCAGGACGAGTTTACAGAGTTCTTCTCAGATATGCCTGATCGAAAGTTGAAAGACGGGGGTTACCCGAATGTCGAATTGTCATCTAAGAGTTTTAAGGACAGTAATGAGGTGGGAAGTGCGGTTGCAAATTCAGATAGGCTCAAGAAAAGTGGTGTCAGTGACGAGTTTCTGGATTTGGATACAAGGAATGTGGCGAATGTTTTGAATGCTGGAAAATTTGGCAATGGTAATGTGCTTTTGTCAGGTGGTGGCATGTCATGTTTGGTTGTGGATTTAACGAATAGCATGGAGGATGTTGACAAGTTGCGTGACAATGATGAGGTAAAAAGTGAGATGGGGGAATCGAGTGGAGGGATGAAAAATGATGACGTTGATGAACATGTCATGATTTTGGATCCCTCTACTGTTGAAGAAGTGAACTCTTTCCGTAAAAGGAAGCGAGAGTTGGGTGGAAGTGAGGCGGGGGAATTGCTTAGAGGGAAGAAAAATGACAGCAGCGATGAACATGTAACGTTTTTGGATGCCTCAACAGTTGAAGAAGCGAGTCCTTTTTGTGAAAAAGAGCAAGAGTCATTGTGTAGAATGTTGAATTGGGTTAGAATGATTGCAAAGGATCCTTGTGATCCTTCAGTTGGTTCATTACCAGAGAGGTCAAGGTGGAAGTCTTTCGGGAAGGAGGAGAACTGGGTGCAGGTTTTGCAGGCTCGAGAAGCTATATTTCTGAAGAGGCATACTGATTCAGGTCCTGAACAGTCTAACTGGCAG AAGAATCAGAGGATGCATCCAAGCATGTACGATGATAGTTTTGGCTCTGCTTACAATCTTAGAGAGAGGCTAAGGTTGGAGAAGAAGCTTCTTTCAGGAGGGAGAACGTCACAATCAGGAGCCTGTTCAGAGTCATCCTCGGCCAGTGACTTGGACAAAAATAGTCCTGGCATGGCAGGGATGGAGGATCAGTTGCGAGGAACCAGTGATTATTCTCCAAGCCATATTCTTCTGGGGTCAAATTATCAAGCTCAGTTGCCAGAATGGACTGGTAAGGCTTCTGAAAGTGAATCAAAGTGGTTGGGGTCCAGGATTTGGCCATTGGAAAAACCAGAGCACAGATATCTCATTGAGAGAGATCCTATTGGAAAGGGAAGACAAGAGTCTTGTGGATGCCAAGTGCCAGGTTCTATAGAATGCGTCAGATTTCACATTTCTGAGAAACGGCTAAGAGTTAAGCGAGAATTGGGGGCAGCTTTCTACCACTGGCAATTCAATCAGATGGGCGAGGAAGTTGGACTCCCTTGGACAGAAGCAGAAGGAAAGAAGTTCGAGGCCATAGTAAAGTCAAATCCTTCATCTCTTGGATTGCGTTTTTGGGATGAGATATATAAGTCTTTTACTAAGAAGAGTAGGAGACAATTGGTTAGCTACTATTTCAATGTCTTTCTCTTGCAGCGTAGAGGATACCAGAACAGGTTTACTCCAAACAACATTGATAGTGATGATGAAGATTTAGAGTCGGAATCAATGACTAACGATTTTGGGAATGAAGAACACATGTCATCAAAATCAATATTAAAATCCCCACATAAGCCACATGCAAAACACAGATAG
- the LOC137733188 gene encoding protein DETOXIFICATION 34-like: MLQIPKLMIDGEDDAVSTFEPADLHHAPPAFIGSSDGDYPVIRSFQDAKSICFVESTKLWSIAGPIAFNILCNYGVNSFTNIFVGHIGNVELSAVAISLSVISNFSFGFLLGMASALETLCGQAFGAGQVDMLGVYMQRSWIILFAACIAILPLYIYSAPVLKLLGQEDDIADLAGKFSIQTIPQMVSLAINFPTQKFLQAQSKVGVLAWIGFITLIAHVGILFLFIKVFGWGTSGAAAAYNISAWGMALAQVVYIVGWCTNGWKGLSWLAFKELWSFAKLSIASAVMLCLEIWYFMTIIVLTGHLDNPVIAVGSLSICMNVNGWEGMLFIGINAAISVRVSNELGSAHPRAAKYSVIITILESLLIGMIFAVVILAAKDHFAIIFTESKEMQKAVSRLAFLLSVTMLLNSVQPVISGVAVGGGWQALVAYINLFCYYIVGLPLGFLLGYRTSLRVEGIWIGMIFGTLLQTLILLYIVYNTNWNKEVEQASERMRQWTGEELGDPKQWSGQENGLQNQTI; this comes from the exons ATGCTACAAATTCCAAAATTGATGATTGATGGAGAGGATGATGCAGTCTCAACCTTTGAACCTGCAGACCTCCACCATGCTCCTCCTGCGTTCATTGGGTCCAGTGACGGAGATTATCCGGTAATTCGGAGCTTCCAGGATGCCAAGAGCATCTGTTTTGTGGAGAGTACAAAGCTTTGGTCAATTGCAGGGCCTATTGCCTTTAACATATTGTGCAACTATGGTGTCAACTCCTTCACAAACATCTTTGTTGGGCATATAGGAAATGTGGAGCTCTCTGCTGTTGCAATTTCTCTCTCCGTCATTTCCAATTTTTCGTTCGGCTTCCTG CTTGGTATGGCAAGTGCACTTGAAACACTATGTGGGCAGGCATTTGGTGCTGGGCAAGTAGACATGCTAGGAGTGTACATGCAGCGCTCGTGGATAATCCTTTTCGCTGCCTGCATTGCTATACTACCCCTTTACATCTATTCCGCGCCAGTCCTAAAACTCCTAGGGCAAGAGGATGACATTGCAGACCTTGCCGGAAAATTCTCCATCCAAACCATCCCTCAAATGGTTTCCCTTGCCATCAACTTCCCAACTCagaagttcttgcaggcacagaGCAAGGTTGGAGTTCTTGCATGGATTGGTTTCATCACTCTGATAGCACACGTAGGAATCCTCTTTCTCTTCATCAAAGTTTTCGGGTGGGGAACCAGTGGTGCAGCTGCTGCGTACAATATCTCAGCCTGGGGGATGGCATTGGCTCAGGTGGTTTATATAGTCGGTTGGTGTACTAACGGCTGGAAGGGGTTGTCATGGCTGGCCTTCAAGGAATTGTGGTCTTTTGCAAAACTCTCCATTGCTTCAGCTGTCATGCTTTGCTTGGAGATTTGGTATTTCATGACCATAATCGTTCTCACTGGACACCTTGACAACCCTGTCATTGCAGTTGGCTCCCTTTCAATCTG CATGAATGTGAACGGATGGGAAGGCATGTTGTTCATTGGGATCAATGCAGCAATAAG CGTTCGAGTCTCCAACGAGCTAGGATCAGCACATCCTAGAGCTGCAAAATACTCGGTCATTATCACCATCCTCGAGTCTCTCCTCATTGGGATGATTTTTGCAGTGGTTATCTTGGCAGCCAAGGATCATTTTGCCATCATCTTTACTGAAAGCAAAGAGATGCAAAAAGCCGTCTCTCGTTTAGCCTTCCTACTCAGTGTTACAATGCTCCTCAATAGCGTTCAGCCGGTTATATCTG GTGTTGCTGTTGGAGGAGGTTGGCAAGCTTTGGTGGCTTACAtaaatttgttttgttattatATTGTTGGGCTACCTCTAGGGTTTCTTCTGGGTTACCGTACAAGTTTGAGAGTGGAG GGAATTTGGATTGGTATGATATTCGGGACATTATTGCAGACACTAATCCTCTTGTATATTGTTTATAATACCAACTGGAACAAAGAG GTAGAACAAGCCTCAGAAAGAATGCGGCAGTGGACTGGAGAAGAACTAGGTGATCCCAAACAATGGAGTGGCCAAGAAAATGGACTACAAAATCAAACCATATAG
- the LOC137733866 gene encoding ubiquitin-conjugating enzyme E2-23 kDa-like — translation MSSPSKRREMDLMKLMMSDYKVEMINDGMHEFYVDFHGPTDSIYQGGVWRIRVELPDAYPYKSPSIGFVNKMYHPNVDEMSGSVCLDVINQTWSPMFDLVNVFEVFLPQLLLYPNPSDPLNGEAAALMMRDRPAYEQRVKEFCLKYAKAEDIGAAPEEESSDEEMSDAESDSCDDQVAGQADP, via the exons ATGTCTTCCCCAAGCAAACGCAGAGAGATGGACTTGATGAAACT GATGATGAGTGATTACAAGGTAGAAATGATCAATGATGGAATGCATGAGTTCTATGTGGATTTCCATGGACCCACTGACA GTATTTATCAGGGAGGTGTGTGGAGGATAAGAGTTGAGCTACCAGATGCTTATCCCTATAAATCTCCCTCAATAGGCTTTGTCAATAAGATGTACCACCCAAATGTTGATGAGAT GTCTGGCTCAGTTTGTTTAGATGTTATCAATCAGACGTGGAGCCCCATGTTTG ATCTGGTAAACGTTTTTGAAGTGTTCTTGCCACAGCTTCTCCTGTATCCCAATCCGTCTGACCCTTTAAACGGAGAGGCTGCAGCTTTGATGATGCGTGACCGACCTGCTTATGAACAAAGAGTTAAAG AATTCTGTCTGAAGTATGCCAAGGCTGAGGATATAGGAGCTGCCCCGGAAGAAGAATCAAGCGACGAGGAAATGAGTGATGCTGAATCTGATTCTTGCGACGATCAAGTTGCAGGACAAGCCGATCCATAG
- the LOC137734151 gene encoding AT-rich interactive domain-containing protein 1-like isoform X3, translating to MIGNGQRVDLLKLFWIVRRRGGFRGLSETGVWDSVAEECDLGLSLGCAVKLVYVKYLYLLERVIEKKDFEWSLASSDIDLGEHLMALQDEFTEFFSDMPDRKLKDGGYPNVELSSKSFKDSNEVGSAVANSDRLKKSGVSDEFLDLDTRNVANVLNAGKFGNGNVLLSGGGMSCLVVDLTNSMEDVDKLRDNDEVKSEMGESSGGMKNDDVDEHVMILDPSTVEEVNSFRKRKRELGGSEAGELLRGKKNDSSDEHVTFLDASTVEEASPFCEKEQESLCRMLNWVRMIAKDPCDPSVGSLPERSRWKSFGKEENWVQVLQAREAIFLKRHTDSGPEQSNWQKNQRMHPSMYDDSFGSAYNLRERLRLEKKLLSGGRTSQSGACSESSSASDLDKNSPGMAGMEDQLRGTSDYSPSHILLGSNYQAQLPEWTGKASESESKWLGSRIWPLEKPEHRYLIERDPIGKGRQESCGCQVPGSIECVRFHISEKRLRVKRELGAAFYHWQFNQMGEEVGLPWTEAEGKKFEAIVKSNPSSLGLRFWDEIYKSFTKKSRRQLVSYYFNVFLLQRRGYQNRFTPNNIDSDDEDLESESMTNDFGNEEHMSSKSILKSPHKPHAKHR from the exons ATGATCGGTAATGGGCAACGGGTGGATTTGCTCAAGCTGTTTTGGATTGTGAGAAGGCGAGGTGGGTTTCGTGGTCTTTCGGAAACTGGGGTTTGGGACTCGGTGGCTGAAGAGTGTGACTTGGGTTTGAGTCTTGGCTGTGCTGTGAAATTGGTTTATGTTAAGTACTTGTATTTGCTAGAGAGGGTTATAGAAAAGAAGGATTTTGAATGGAGTTTGGCAAGTAGTGACATTGATTTGGGTGAGCATTTGATGGCCTTGCAGGACGAGTTTACAGAGTTCTTCTCAGATATGCCTGATCGAAAGTTGAAAGACGGGGGTTACCCGAATGTCGAATTGTCATCTAAGAGTTTTAAGGACAGTAATGAGGTGGGAAGTGCGGTTGCAAATTCAGATAGGCTCAAGAAAAGTGGTGTCAGTGACGAGTTTCTGGATTTGGATACAAGGAATGTGGCGAATGTTTTGAATGCTGGAAAATTTGGCAATGGTAATGTGCTTTTGTCAGGTGGTGGCATGTCATGTTTGGTTGTGGATTTAACGAATAGCATGGAGGATGTTGACAAGTTGCGTGACAATGATGAGGTAAAAAGTGAGATGGGGGAATCGAGTGGAGGGATGAAAAATGATGACGTTGATGAACATGTCATGATTTTGGATCCCTCTACTGTTGAAGAAGTGAACTCTTTCCGTAAAAGGAAGCGAGAGTTGGGTGGAAGTGAGGCGGGGGAATTGCTTAGAGGGAAGAAAAATGACAGCAGCGATGAACATGTAACGTTTTTGGATGCCTCAACAGTTGAAGAAGCGAGTCCTTTTTGTGAAAAAGAGCAAGAGTCATTGTGTAGAATGTTGAATTGGGTTAGAATGATTGCAAAGGATCCTTGTGATCCTTCAGTTGGTTCATTACCAGAGAGGTCAAGGTGGAAGTCTTTCGGGAAGGAGGAGAACTGGGTGCAGGTTTTGCAGGCTCGAGAAGCTATATTTCTGAAGAGGCATACTGATTCAGGTCCTGAACAGTCTAACTGGCAG AAGAATCAGAGGATGCATCCAAGCATGTACGATGATAGTTTTGGCTCTGCTTACAATCTTAGAGAGAGGCTAAGGTTGGAGAAGAAGCTTCTTTCAGGAGGGAGAACGTCACAATCAGGAGCCTGTTCAGAGTCATCCTCGGCCAGTGACTTGGACAAAAATAGTCCTGGCATGGCAGGGATGGAGGATCAGTTGCGAGGAACCAGTGATTATTCTCCAAGCCATATTCTTCTGGGGTCAAATTATCAAGCTCAGTTGCCAGAATGGACTGGTAAGGCTTCTGAAAGTGAATCAAAGTGGTTGGGGTCCAGGATTTGGCCATTGGAAAAACCAGAGCACAGATATCTCATTGAGAGAGATCCTATTGGAAAGGGAAGACAAGAGTCTTGTGGATGCCAAGTGCCAGGTTCTATAGAATGCGTCAGATTTCACATTTCTGAGAAACGGCTAAGAGTTAAGCGAGAATTGGGGGCAGCTTTCTACCACTGGCAATTCAATCAGATGGGCGAGGAAGTTGGACTCCCTTGGACAGAAGCAGAAGGAAAGAAGTTCGAGGCCATAGTAAAGTCAAATCCTTCATCTCTTGGATTGCGTTTTTGGGATGAGATATATAAGTCTTTTACTAAGAAGAGTAGGAGACAATTGGTTAGCTACTATTTCAATGTCTTTCTCTTGCAGCGTAGAGGATACCAGAACAGGTTTACTCCAAACAACATTGATAGTGATGATGAAGATTTAGAGTCGGAATCAATGACTAACGATTTTGGGAATGAAGAACACATGTCATCAAAATCAATATTAAAATCCCCACATAAGCCACATGCAAAACACAGATAG
- the LOC137734151 gene encoding AT-rich interactive domain-containing protein 1-like isoform X1 — MQKNPLKNTTPVLGLNSESMAGWSWVAGESALDCAETPKEDRTDDSSADLELPPKAPKRFVLDVPDKLRCWFDQFLGVFLKEISAQDLLRPLPPMIGNGQRVDLLKLFWIVRRRGGFRGLSETGVWDSVAEECDLGLSLGCAVKLVYVKYLYLLERVIEKKDFEWSLASSDIDLGEHLMALQDEFTEFFSDMPDRKLKDGGYPNVELSSKSFKDSNEVGSAVANSDRLKKSGVSDEFLDLDTRNVANVLNAGKFGNGNVLLSGGGMSCLVVDLTNSMEDVDKLRDNDEVKSEMGESSGGMKNDDVDEHVMILDPSTVEEVNSFRKRKRELGGSEAGELLRGKKNDSSDEHVTFLDASTVEEASPFCEKEQESLCRMLNWVRMIAKDPCDPSVGSLPERSRWKSFGKEENWVQVLQAREAIFLKRHTDSGPEQSNWQKNQRMHPSMYDDSFGSAYNLRERLRLEKKLLSGGRTSQSGACSESSSASDLDKNSPGMAGMEDQLRGTSDYSPSHILLGSNYQAQLPEWTGKASESESKWLGSRIWPLEKPEHRYLIERDPIGKGRQESCGCQVPGSIECVRFHISEKRLRVKRELGAAFYHWQFNQMGEEVGLPWTEAEGKKFEAIVKSNPSSLGLRFWDEIYKSFTKKSRRQLVSYYFNVFLLQRRGYQNRFTPNNIDSDDEDLESESMTNDFGNEEHMSSKSILKSPHKPHAKHR; from the exons atgcaaaaaaACCCTCTAAAAAATACAACACCAGTACTG GGTTTGAATTCAGAATCCATGGCAGGGTGGTCGTGGGTAGCTGGTGAGTCCGCTTTAGATTGCGCCGAAACCCCGAAAGAGGACCGGACGGACGACTCCTCGGCCGATCTCGAACTGCCTCCGAAAGCTCCAAAACGGTTCGTTTTAGACGTGCCCGATAAGCTACGATGCTGGTTCGATCAGTTCCTTGGGGTTTTTCTGAAAGAGATCTCTGCCCAAGACTTGCTCCGGCCTTTGCCTCCGATGATCGGTAATGGGCAACGGGTGGATTTGCTCAAGCTGTTTTGGATTGTGAGAAGGCGAGGTGGGTTTCGTGGTCTTTCGGAAACTGGGGTTTGGGACTCGGTGGCTGAAGAGTGTGACTTGGGTTTGAGTCTTGGCTGTGCTGTGAAATTGGTTTATGTTAAGTACTTGTATTTGCTAGAGAGGGTTATAGAAAAGAAGGATTTTGAATGGAGTTTGGCAAGTAGTGACATTGATTTGGGTGAGCATTTGATGGCCTTGCAGGACGAGTTTACAGAGTTCTTCTCAGATATGCCTGATCGAAAGTTGAAAGACGGGGGTTACCCGAATGTCGAATTGTCATCTAAGAGTTTTAAGGACAGTAATGAGGTGGGAAGTGCGGTTGCAAATTCAGATAGGCTCAAGAAAAGTGGTGTCAGTGACGAGTTTCTGGATTTGGATACAAGGAATGTGGCGAATGTTTTGAATGCTGGAAAATTTGGCAATGGTAATGTGCTTTTGTCAGGTGGTGGCATGTCATGTTTGGTTGTGGATTTAACGAATAGCATGGAGGATGTTGACAAGTTGCGTGACAATGATGAGGTAAAAAGTGAGATGGGGGAATCGAGTGGAGGGATGAAAAATGATGACGTTGATGAACATGTCATGATTTTGGATCCCTCTACTGTTGAAGAAGTGAACTCTTTCCGTAAAAGGAAGCGAGAGTTGGGTGGAAGTGAGGCGGGGGAATTGCTTAGAGGGAAGAAAAATGACAGCAGCGATGAACATGTAACGTTTTTGGATGCCTCAACAGTTGAAGAAGCGAGTCCTTTTTGTGAAAAAGAGCAAGAGTCATTGTGTAGAATGTTGAATTGGGTTAGAATGATTGCAAAGGATCCTTGTGATCCTTCAGTTGGTTCATTACCAGAGAGGTCAAGGTGGAAGTCTTTCGGGAAGGAGGAGAACTGGGTGCAGGTTTTGCAGGCTCGAGAAGCTATATTTCTGAAGAGGCATACTGATTCAGGTCCTGAACAGTCTAACTGGCAG AAGAATCAGAGGATGCATCCAAGCATGTACGATGATAGTTTTGGCTCTGCTTACAATCTTAGAGAGAGGCTAAGGTTGGAGAAGAAGCTTCTTTCAGGAGGGAGAACGTCACAATCAGGAGCCTGTTCAGAGTCATCCTCGGCCAGTGACTTGGACAAAAATAGTCCTGGCATGGCAGGGATGGAGGATCAGTTGCGAGGAACCAGTGATTATTCTCCAAGCCATATTCTTCTGGGGTCAAATTATCAAGCTCAGTTGCCAGAATGGACTGGTAAGGCTTCTGAAAGTGAATCAAAGTGGTTGGGGTCCAGGATTTGGCCATTGGAAAAACCAGAGCACAGATATCTCATTGAGAGAGATCCTATTGGAAAGGGAAGACAAGAGTCTTGTGGATGCCAAGTGCCAGGTTCTATAGAATGCGTCAGATTTCACATTTCTGAGAAACGGCTAAGAGTTAAGCGAGAATTGGGGGCAGCTTTCTACCACTGGCAATTCAATCAGATGGGCGAGGAAGTTGGACTCCCTTGGACAGAAGCAGAAGGAAAGAAGTTCGAGGCCATAGTAAAGTCAAATCCTTCATCTCTTGGATTGCGTTTTTGGGATGAGATATATAAGTCTTTTACTAAGAAGAGTAGGAGACAATTGGTTAGCTACTATTTCAATGTCTTTCTCTTGCAGCGTAGAGGATACCAGAACAGGTTTACTCCAAACAACATTGATAGTGATGATGAAGATTTAGAGTCGGAATCAATGACTAACGATTTTGGGAATGAAGAACACATGTCATCAAAATCAATATTAAAATCCCCACATAAGCCACATGCAAAACACAGATAG